AAATGCAAGAAACAAATTGCTTAAAGCTCTTACTAACTCTTCGCAACAACTGCCAAAAGACCTATCAAGAATGCTCGGTGAAATTAAACTTCGCCTAAACCCAATTGCTCAAGATACAAAAGCAAAAACAAATCAAAGTAAATTTTTTGCATCTTGTATGGAACATATTTGCAACAAAGCAAACGGGCTGATTATTTTTGACATAGATAACACCCTGATTTTTGCAAACCAAAACGCAATGAAGACATTTGGAATAAAGGAACAATGCAGCATCCACCTGCTTGATGCAATAAAAAATACACAAACACTATCGCAAATTGAAAGTGCAATTAAAACAAAAAAACCAATATCTCTATTTGACGCTCAAAATAATTTAAACATAAAAACCACAGCATTTTTTGACGAGCACACCTTTATTGGCTTAGCCATAGAAACACAAACACCCTGCAAGTAACCACAAACATTAAGCTGTTGGTAAAAAAGCGCTGCAGGTTAGTATCTAACCCGCAGCGCTTTTTGTTTTAGCGCAAAAGTTTTTTACTGCTTCTTATATTCTATTGCTCATCTTTACTTGTTTTTGGAGTGAACAATATATTTGATTTATCACCAAGCATAGTACTTGGCAACTTGCCATCCCATTTGTCAATCCACTTATAAGCTATTGTTTTTTCGTTAACCGACTCGCGCAGGAGCTGTTGCGCTTTAGCCTCGCCCTCTGCTTTTAAAATAGTTGCGGCTTTATTTTGTTCGGCCTGTTGCTTAACATACTCGGCTGTTTTTATTTTTTGCTCTTCTATTTGTTTTTGTTCTACAACTTTTTCAAACTCAGTATCAAACCTTATGTTCACCAAACTTACATTCTCAACTATTATATTATAGGTGGCAAGTTTCGTTTTCAATGCCCCTTCAATTTTATTTTTTAAATCTTCGCGCTGCACTATAATCTGCTCAACAGGAAACTGCGCTGTCGCAGATTTAACCGCTTCGTTTACCGCGGGGTCTATAACTTTTTCCCTGTAATCTTTCCCGACTTTTACAAACAACTCATTAACCTTTGTGTAATCTAAATGATAATTTAGCGCGATATCTACTTGAACTTTTTGAAGATCTTTTGACGCGGATTCGGCTGAAACATCTATCCTCTGCGTTTTTACATCAAACTTTGTTACGGATACAACAAACGGGAACTTTGTGTGAAAACCCTGCTGATATGACTGCGTTGCCCCAGATATGCTGTTAAATGTAACACCTACTTGCCCTGCACCAACAACAAAAAACCAGCTTGAAAGCAATGGCACCGCAATTATCAAAGCTATCAAACCAACTACTGCCATAAAAACCATTTTATTTTCTTTAGCGCCAAAATTTTCCACTTAACACTCCTTTATTTTTATATGTACGACTGTGCGGCATTATAACATAGTTTGGCGTTAAATACGCAAAACAGGTCTTGCAATAATTAAAATAAATTTCCACCCATAAAAGATAAAAATATTGGCCCAAATAATATTATAAATATGGTTGGAAATATTAGTAAAGCAAGAGGGAACATTAACTTAAGAGGCGCCTCAGACGCACTCTTTTCTGCCATTCTAAGCTGCTCTTCGCGCAATTGCGCGGCAAGTGTTTTAAAATTATCAGCAATTGCTGAGCCGGTTTTAAGAGAAACCAACAAAGTGTTTACAAACAAACCAATTTGCGCGATATTTAATTTCCCCGACAAACTTTTAAACGCTTCCTCACGATTTTTTCCCAAATTTATCTCTTTTTGCGTCATGGCGAGTTCATAATGTAGCGGGTTTTGAAAGCAAGAAATTACCTTTGAAAAAGCACTGTTAAAATCTAATCCGGCACCCATAAGCAAAGCTATTAAACCAATTGTGTCTGGCATAGCGGTTATAATTTTTTCTTTTCTTAAACGCGACTGCTCCGCAAGCATTGCGTATGGCGCCGCGCCAAAAAGCAACCCCACCCCTAAAAAATATACCGGGTTAGAAAATCCAAATAAAAGCACCATAAGAAAAGAAACACTTAAAAAAATCAATATCATAAAACCGCTTAGTGTATTTAAATCCATATCATTAAATTTGCCACCCATAAGCGTAAGGTTTGCCTGCACTTTTTTGATGTATATTTTAAC
This Endomicrobiales bacterium DNA region includes the following protein-coding sequences:
- a CDS encoding type II secretion system F family protein, with protein sequence MVIIVSLLVGVSVALIVYSAALFIMELKVRKAVSHRLKQTHSAQNKAYSQGIIGFVYFFSEKLGQYLLKNKHPWVKIYIKKVQANLTLMGGKFNDMDLNTLSGFMILIFLSVSFLMVLLFGFSNPVYFLGVGLLFGAAPYAMLAEQSRLRKEKIITAMPDTIGLIALLMGAGLDFNSAFSKVISCFQNPLHYELAMTQKEINLGKNREEAFKSLSGKLNIAQIGLFVNTLLVSLKTGSAIADNFKTLAAQLREEQLRMAEKSASEAPLKLMFPLALLIFPTIFIILFGPIFLSFMGGNLF
- a CDS encoding prohibitin family protein, coding for MENFGAKENKMVFMAVVGLIALIIAVPLLSSWFFVVGAGQVGVTFNSISGATQSYQQGFHTKFPFVVSVTKFDVKTQRIDVSAESASKDLQKVQVDIALNYHLDYTKVNELFVKVGKDYREKVIDPAVNEAVKSATAQFPVEQIIVQREDLKNKIEGALKTKLATYNIIVENVSLVNIRFDTEFEKVVEQKQIEEQKIKTAEYVKQQAEQNKAATILKAEGEAKAQQLLRESVNEKTIAYKWIDKWDGKLPSTMLGDKSNILFTPKTSKDEQ